In the genome of Synergistes jonesii, one region contains:
- a CDS encoding ATP-binding cassette domain-containing protein produces MDLEIRAGEWVALLGSNGSGKTTLLKILSALLAPTQGSSFICGGGSERPAANRSARCAIVFQNPEDQIVASTLEEEAAFGPENLGCPTEEIRGRVSESLAACGLAGMETRLVSSLSGGQKQRLALAGALAMHPAAILLDEALSMLDPQSRRAFTEIIAAEHAKGKTIVQVTHRLEEIRGAERVLMLKEGKIALDMRREDFFKMKGSELSELGLDLPPLERLCEGLKGDGLLPEGCAPEICAVEKCLNDAFGR; encoded by the coding sequence GTGGATTTGGAGATACGCGCGGGAGAGTGGGTTGCGCTCCTCGGCTCTAACGGCTCCGGAAAGACGACGCTCCTAAAAATATTAAGCGCCCTGCTTGCTCCAACGCAGGGCTCTTCTTTTATTTGCGGCGGGGGCTCGGAGCGCCCCGCCGCAAATAGGAGCGCGCGCTGCGCGATCGTCTTTCAGAACCCCGAGGATCAGATAGTCGCCTCGACGCTGGAGGAGGAGGCCGCCTTCGGTCCGGAGAACCTCGGCTGCCCGACTGAGGAGATTCGCGGAAGAGTCTCCGAGTCTCTTGCTGCGTGCGGCCTTGCCGGCATGGAGACGCGCCTCGTCTCGTCGCTCTCCGGAGGGCAGAAGCAGCGCCTCGCGCTTGCCGGCGCTCTTGCGATGCACCCGGCTGCGATACTGCTCGACGAGGCCCTTTCGATGCTCGACCCGCAGTCGAGGCGGGCCTTTACGGAAATAATAGCGGCGGAGCACGCGAAGGGGAAAACAATTGTCCAGGTCACGCACAGGCTCGAAGAGATTCGCGGCGCGGAGCGCGTGCTGATGCTCAAAGAGGGAAAAATCGCGCTCGATATGAGACGCGAAGACTTCTTTAAAATGAAGGGCTCCGAGCTATCGGAGCTCGGGCTGGATCTGCCTCCGCTGGAAAGGCTCTGCGAAGGGCTGAAGGGGGACGGCCTGCTGCCGGAAGGGTGCGCGCCGGAAATATGCGCCGTGGAGAAGTGTTTGAATGACGCTTTCGGTAGATAA
- a CDS encoding ATP-binding cassette domain-containing protein, producing the protein MTLSVDNISYSYNKGLPTECEALRGVSFRAESGILSVIGHTGSGKSTLAQHLNALIIPQSGSVTVDGADTSGSPAEVRSVRKKVGLVFQYPEQQIFAESVEEEISFAPKNWGLDEEGVKKSVAEALAAVSLSAEFLPLQPHNLSGGQKRKIAIASVIAAKPSYLVLDEPTAGLDCVSARELEALLAKFAAEGMGIIHITHDVELALRISSEILILEEGRVVFCGAPEECAKFLCSAPVKGLVLPDVLELSKRLASSGVVDKLEWSAEALLERLKEKWRARTK; encoded by the coding sequence ATGACGCTTTCGGTAGATAACATATCGTACAGCTACAACAAAGGGCTGCCTACGGAGTGCGAGGCGCTGCGCGGCGTCAGTTTCCGCGCGGAAAGCGGGATACTGTCGGTCATCGGCCACACCGGAAGCGGCAAATCGACGCTCGCCCAGCACCTCAACGCTCTGATAATACCGCAGTCGGGCAGCGTGACCGTCGACGGCGCGGATACTTCTGGTTCCCCGGCCGAGGTGCGCTCCGTGCGCAAAAAAGTCGGTCTCGTCTTTCAGTACCCTGAGCAGCAGATATTCGCCGAAAGCGTCGAAGAGGAAATATCCTTCGCGCCGAAGAATTGGGGGCTCGACGAAGAAGGCGTCAAAAAAAGCGTCGCGGAAGCGTTGGCCGCCGTCTCCCTTTCCGCGGAATTTCTGCCGCTGCAGCCCCATAACCTCTCCGGCGGGCAGAAGAGAAAAATCGCGATAGCCTCCGTCATAGCGGCGAAGCCCTCCTACCTCGTCCTCGACGAGCCGACCGCGGGGCTTGACTGCGTTTCCGCGCGCGAGCTGGAAGCGCTGCTCGCGAAATTCGCCGCGGAGGGGATGGGGATAATCCACATCACGCACGACGTAGAGCTAGCGCTGAGGATAAGCTCGGAAATATTGATTCTCGAAGAGGGGCGCGTCGTCTTTTGCGGCGCGCCGGAGGAGTGCGCGAAATTCCTCTGCTCCGCTCCGGTAAAGGGGCTCGTGCTGCCGGACGTCCTTGAGCTTTCAAAGAGGCTCGCGTCGTCGGGCGTCGTCGATAAGCTCGAATGGAGTGCCGAAGCTCTTCTTGAAAGGCTGAAAGAAAAATGGCGCGCGCGGACAAAGTAG
- a CDS encoding energy-coupling factor transporter transmembrane component T family protein, protein MARADKVAFGQFIPADTPVHALDPRAKILMTAAVIVLLFVTRSAASFLLWLLLLLFLSRLSKIPARTLFSSAKPVFILIIFTSLLHIFATPGELLFRIFGFSATKEGFMLAFLISLRLALLVMYASLLTLTTSPARISDGLEGLMSPLAHIGVPAHDIAMMITIALRFIPTLFEETSRIIKAQKSRGADFETGGPIKRARAYIPVLVPLFVIIFRRAENLAVAMEARGYNGGSGRTKLKPLHWRRSDSAAIALLSALSALIIFGERFLAK, encoded by the coding sequence ATGGCGCGCGCGGACAAAGTAGCCTTTGGGCAGTTCATCCCCGCCGACACGCCCGTGCACGCGCTCGACCCGCGCGCAAAGATACTCATGACGGCGGCGGTCATCGTTCTCCTGTTCGTGACCCGCAGCGCCGCCTCCTTCCTGCTCTGGCTGCTGCTGCTCCTCTTCCTCTCGCGCCTCTCGAAAATTCCCGCCCGTACGCTCTTTTCCAGCGCGAAGCCCGTCTTTATACTGATCATATTCACCTCTTTGCTTCATATCTTCGCCACGCCTGGGGAGCTTCTTTTCAGAATTTTCGGCTTCAGCGCGACGAAAGAGGGATTTATGCTGGCCTTCCTGATTTCGCTGCGCTTAGCGCTGCTCGTGATGTATGCCTCGCTGCTGACTCTGACGACCTCCCCGGCGCGCATATCCGACGGGCTCGAAGGGCTCATGTCGCCCCTCGCGCACATAGGGGTGCCGGCGCACGACATAGCGATGATGATAACAATAGCGCTGCGCTTCATACCGACCCTCTTCGAAGAGACCTCGCGCATAATAAAGGCGCAGAAGTCGCGCGGCGCCGATTTCGAAACGGGAGGCCCGATAAAGAGGGCGCGCGCCTACATACCGGTGCTCGTCCCGCTCTTCGTGATAATATTCAGGCGCGCCGAAAACCTCGCGGTCGCCATGGAGGCGCGCGGCTACAACGGAGGAAGCGGAAGGACGAAGCTGAAGCCGCTGCACTGGCGCAGGAGCGACAGCGCAGCGATAGCGCTGCTCTCGGCGCTGTCGGCTCTGATAATATTCGGCGAAAGGTTCCTCGCGAAATGA
- the truA gene encoding tRNA pseudouridine(38-40) synthase TruA yields MTRYAAEISYDGGKFFGWQVQPGLPTVQLALENALSLINGSAVAVAGAGRTDAGVHARAQVCSFDMAREWEPRRLVLAVNAHLPEGVSVMRAATAPEDFHARFCAKEREYRYFIWNESTIYPHLEGRVFWLKQKRFDWGRAAEAAKYLAGTHDFANFSHAEENVKDTFRTVTRIRLYRRPPLIVFQIRGDGFLHNMVRITLGNMELAASGLIEPHEITGLLDRSKARSDGGRTYPACGLYLWKIGYRGDIWKKAAPR; encoded by the coding sequence ATGACGCGCTACGCGGCCGAGATCTCTTACGACGGCGGAAAATTCTTCGGCTGGCAGGTGCAGCCGGGGCTTCCCACCGTGCAGCTCGCGCTCGAAAACGCGCTTTCGCTCATCAACGGCTCGGCCGTCGCGGTTGCCGGCGCCGGACGCACGGACGCCGGAGTACACGCCCGGGCGCAGGTCTGCTCATTCGACATGGCGCGCGAATGGGAGCCGCGCCGCCTCGTCCTTGCGGTCAACGCGCATCTGCCGGAGGGTGTCAGCGTAATGCGCGCGGCCACGGCGCCGGAGGATTTTCACGCGAGATTCTGCGCGAAGGAGCGCGAATACAGATATTTCATATGGAACGAAAGCACCATATATCCGCACCTTGAGGGGCGCGTCTTCTGGCTCAAACAGAAACGCTTCGACTGGGGCAGAGCGGCCGAGGCGGCGAAATATCTGGCGGGCACGCACGACTTCGCGAACTTCTCCCACGCCGAGGAAAACGTGAAGGACACGTTCCGTACCGTCACGAGAATCCGCCTCTATCGGAGGCCGCCGCTGATAGTCTTTCAGATAAGGGGCGACGGCTTCCTGCACAACATGGTGCGGATAACGCTCGGCAACATGGAACTCGCCGCGTCGGGGCTGATAGAGCCGCACGAAATAACGGGGCTGCTCGACAGATCGAAGGCAAGGTCCGACGGCGGCAGGACCTACCCGGCCTGCGGCCTTTATCTGTGGAAGATAGGCTACCGCGGCGACATCTGGAAAAAGGCCGCGCCGCGTTAA
- a CDS encoding NAD(P)-dependent oxidoreductase yields MIVYAKGMDNDIYMRHIKEFAKANPRHRFTSKEERNADVVLTEELSTEEIGLYPKLKAVFAPIVGKNKFAVKELERREIKTFFIEGTPEIVAEHALALALAVMGKIALHDRNMKERDSWSFDDSYWDSLFGAKAAILGAGRIGGMIASYLRPFKCDITAFDKRSRECGGLFDRTTDDLREAISGAEVIFAALELNDETFHIIGKEELELMKGAYLINIARAGLVDEEALDFAVKNCLLKGFAADPWYEYPASYPEGGGGACDDCAPSRFDFYKSPRVVCTPHTGTQTLRAREVYISQILRRLESYLNAG; encoded by the coding sequence ATGATCGTTTACGCAAAGGGCATGGACAACGACATCTACATGCGCCACATAAAGGAATTCGCAAAAGCGAACCCGCGCCACCGCTTCACGTCGAAGGAGGAGAGGAACGCCGACGTCGTTCTCACGGAGGAACTTTCCACGGAGGAGATAGGGCTCTACCCGAAGCTTAAGGCCGTATTCGCGCCGATAGTCGGCAAAAACAAATTCGCGGTCAAAGAGCTCGAAAGGAGAGAGATAAAAACCTTTTTCATCGAAGGCACGCCGGAAATCGTAGCCGAGCACGCGCTCGCGCTCGCCCTCGCCGTGATGGGGAAGATAGCGCTGCACGACAGGAACATGAAGGAACGCGACAGCTGGAGCTTCGACGACAGCTACTGGGATTCGCTCTTCGGCGCGAAGGCGGCGATTCTCGGCGCCGGGCGGATAGGCGGCATGATAGCGTCGTACCTGCGCCCGTTCAAATGCGATATCACGGCCTTCGACAAGCGCAGCAGGGAATGCGGCGGATTATTCGACAGGACGACGGACGACCTGCGCGAGGCGATAAGCGGAGCAGAGGTCATATTCGCGGCGCTCGAGCTGAACGACGAAACCTTTCATATAATAGGAAAAGAGGAATTGGAGCTCATGAAGGGCGCTTACCTGATCAACATAGCGCGCGCCGGGCTCGTCGACGAGGAGGCCCTCGACTTCGCGGTAAAAAACTGCTTGCTGAAGGGCTTCGCCGCCGACCCGTGGTACGAGTATCCGGCGAGCTACCCCGAGGGAGGGGGCGGCGCCTGCGACGACTGCGCGCCGTCGCGCTTCGATTTTTATAAATCGCCCCGCGTCGTATGCACGCCGCACACAGGCACTCAGACGCTGCGCGCGAGGGAGGTCTATATAAGCCAGATCCTGAGGAGACTGGAAAGCTATCTCAACGCCGGTTAA
- a CDS encoding TRAP transporter small permease, with amino-acid sequence MLAAFDKLINRMYKVILYILILLGLVMLVIAWAHVFYRYVLNDSLTWSEELLKIMLVWFCLLSTTIIAAQRGHVSIVVFKEMMPKSVNKFVTFVAQLLMFLASLVVLGIGMQFVAAAGVRLTPALRMPYRYAFAAIPASFAILSLYELRNTLADLLKGPKTAVKVNEN; translated from the coding sequence ATGCTGGCAGCATTTGACAAACTTATAAACCGTATGTACAAGGTCATACTGTATATACTGATCCTCCTCGGACTCGTGATGCTGGTCATCGCGTGGGCCCACGTATTCTACCGCTACGTGCTGAACGATTCGCTCACATGGTCGGAGGAGCTTCTGAAAATCATGCTGGTCTGGTTCTGCCTGCTGAGCACCACGATCATAGCGGCACAGAGGGGACACGTCAGCATCGTCGTCTTCAAGGAAATGATGCCGAAGAGCGTCAACAAATTCGTAACGTTCGTCGCTCAGCTGCTGATGTTCCTCGCGTCGCTCGTGGTCCTGGGGATAGGGATGCAATTCGTAGCCGCCGCCGGAGTCAGGCTGACGCCCGCGCTTAGGATGCCCTACCGCTACGCTTTCGCGGCGATTCCGGCCTCCTTCGCGATCCTTTCCCTCTACGAGCTGCGCAACACTCTGGCGGACCTGCTGAAAGGGCCGAAGACGGCAGTCAAGGTGAACGAGAATTAA
- a CDS encoding TRAP transporter substrate-binding protein, with amino-acid sequence MKKVTTAAIISILALMLSVSGALAAQKVNVRISACNSLTHPQTIGLDVMKRYVEAKTGGNVVIKIFPNSQLGSEEESLSQVQTGSLEMATASIGPVTTFQKKFFVLDIPFLFNSYNEAWMVMDSKVGRDLLDSLEQSGLKGLCFMENGFRHVTSSVKPINTIADFKGLKIRTMQAPMHMANFAALGANPTPVPWSELYLSMQQKIVDGEENPIANMWDLNMYEVQKYVSLTRHIYDGMPLVANLKWFNKLPKEYQEAIMVGAILGQNYSRFVNAGREDAILAKLKQKGMKINTPTAAAMNEIKKKSQPVVIEKVKKETSKEYVDKFLKDVNAVKADTLKGLK; translated from the coding sequence ATGAAAAAAGTAACAACGGCGGCAATCATCTCGATCTTGGCCCTTATGCTCTCGGTGTCAGGTGCGCTGGCCGCACAGAAGGTCAACGTGCGTATCTCCGCCTGCAACTCGCTTACCCACCCGCAGACGATAGGGCTCGACGTGATGAAGCGCTATGTCGAAGCGAAGACCGGCGGCAACGTCGTGATAAAGATATTCCCGAACAGTCAGCTCGGCTCGGAGGAGGAATCGCTCTCACAGGTGCAGACGGGCTCGCTGGAGATGGCTACAGCCTCAATCGGACCGGTAACGACTTTCCAGAAGAAATTCTTCGTCCTCGACATCCCTTTCCTTTTCAATTCGTACAATGAGGCCTGGATGGTAATGGACAGCAAGGTCGGCAGAGACCTCCTCGACTCGCTCGAACAGAGCGGGCTCAAGGGGCTCTGCTTCATGGAGAACGGCTTCAGACACGTCACCTCTTCGGTCAAACCGATAAACACGATAGCCGACTTCAAGGGGCTGAAAATCAGAACGATGCAGGCGCCGATGCACATGGCGAACTTCGCGGCCCTCGGCGCTAACCCTACGCCTGTCCCCTGGTCGGAGCTCTACCTCTCGATGCAGCAGAAGATAGTCGACGGCGAAGAGAACCCCATCGCCAACATGTGGGACCTCAACATGTACGAAGTCCAGAAGTACGTCTCCCTCACGCGCCACATCTACGACGGGATGCCGCTGGTGGCCAACCTGAAATGGTTCAACAAGCTACCGAAGGAGTATCAGGAGGCGATAATGGTCGGAGCGATACTCGGACAGAACTACAGCCGCTTCGTCAACGCCGGACGCGAAGACGCGATACTCGCGAAGCTCAAGCAAAAGGGCATGAAAATCAACACGCCGACGGCCGCCGCGATGAACGAGATTAAAAAGAAGTCTCAGCCCGTGGTGATCGAAAAGGTAAAGAAGGAGACGAGCAAGGAATACGTCGACAAGTTCCTCAAAGACGTAAACGCCGTCAAGGCCGATACGCTGAAAGGGCTGAAGTAG
- a CDS encoding TRAP transporter large permease: MELFTLVICFLCMMVIGVPIAYNLIISSLAYMLAAGYPIIVIAQKMYEGMNSFSFLAVPFFVLTGQLMLKGKLLETLIDFVNALFGRYHGAIAMVTIGASLLMGSIVGLAVAAAASLGVFLIPMMKKEGYSPAFSAGVMSSASLLGPIMPPSVLMILYCMAVGRTSIAGLFMAAVVPAILISGAQIIIANRIAAKRGYKPYRRTTWEEKMRATKKALPALMLPVIILGGIFSGIFTITEASAVAVLYSGILAFFVNRAVKLKDIPEMFLDAASTTGLVLLLSGAGSVMAWAIANERVLDSLIGPMSAMPWWLFLLCVNVVLLVVGCFMDDYASIVILAPIIAPIAWELGIDPIHIGLVICVNLVVGLATPPFGITLFVTSPIAGVKIEDTVKEAIPFVAATMAVLLLVTFVPQVSLFLPRLAGY; this comes from the coding sequence ATGGAGTTATTTACACTGGTAATCTGTTTTCTCTGCATGATGGTCATAGGAGTGCCGATAGCCTATAACCTTATCATCAGTTCGCTCGCATACATGCTGGCAGCCGGATACCCGATCATCGTAATAGCGCAGAAAATGTACGAAGGGATGAACAGCTTTTCTTTTCTGGCTGTGCCTTTTTTCGTGCTGACCGGGCAGCTTATGCTCAAGGGCAAGCTTCTGGAAACTCTCATTGATTTCGTGAACGCGCTCTTCGGCCGCTACCACGGCGCGATCGCGATGGTGACGATCGGCGCGAGCCTTCTGATGGGCTCGATAGTCGGGCTGGCGGTCGCGGCCGCCGCGTCGCTCGGCGTATTCCTGATACCGATGATGAAGAAGGAGGGCTATTCTCCGGCCTTCTCGGCGGGCGTAATGTCCTCCGCGTCGCTCTTGGGACCGATAATGCCGCCGAGCGTGCTGATGATTCTCTACTGTATGGCAGTAGGGCGAACGTCGATAGCGGGGCTCTTCATGGCCGCCGTCGTGCCGGCCATACTTATTTCAGGCGCTCAGATAATCATCGCGAACAGGATCGCGGCGAAGCGCGGCTACAAGCCTTACCGCAGGACGACGTGGGAAGAGAAGATGCGGGCGACGAAGAAGGCCCTCCCGGCGCTGATGCTCCCTGTGATCATCCTGGGAGGAATTTTCAGCGGGATATTCACGATAACGGAGGCGTCGGCCGTCGCGGTGCTTTACAGCGGCATCCTCGCCTTTTTCGTCAACAGGGCCGTCAAGCTGAAGGACATACCGGAGATGTTCCTCGACGCGGCTTCCACCACCGGGCTCGTGCTGCTACTTTCAGGAGCCGGCAGCGTGATGGCGTGGGCTATTGCGAATGAGCGCGTCTTAGACAGCCTGATAGGGCCGATGTCGGCGATGCCGTGGTGGCTCTTCCTGCTCTGCGTGAACGTAGTGCTGCTCGTCGTAGGCTGCTTCATGGACGACTACGCGTCGATAGTCATACTCGCGCCGATAATCGCTCCTATAGCGTGGGAGCTCGGCATCGACCCTATACATATCGGACTCGTCATCTGCGTCAACCTCGTAGTGGGGCTCGCGACCCCGCCGTTCGGGATAACGCTCTTCGTCACCAGCCCTATAGCCGGGGTGAAGATAGAGGACACGGTCAAGGAGGCCATACCCTTCGTGGCGGCGACTATGGCCGTGCTTCTGCTCGTGACTTTCGTCCCACAGGTTTCACTGTTCCTGCCCAGACTGGCCGGATATTAA
- a CDS encoding tyramine oxidase subunit B: protein MDNRIEFIYLSEPDTIKLGIMDAPGWVDVCEEVFTLLAKGDYLMGGSNHNSHGMGIIFPKESPFPNMPVAGPDRRFFAMPAYLGGRFDVCGNKWYGSNAANTKRGLPRSILTVLINDKETGAPLCHMSANLLSATRTGAIPGVAVRHLARKDSKAVAVVGCGPINKSCFRHLITQAPQVEKVFCYDLFIEKAQALAEWIKKEYGIKAEAASELPDALKDADIVTVAASRIKPLHIESSWLKKGVLLMLTGPAKGDDKLWTESKIVYDNIKLHEAYVEEAYASGDVAGYYAGVIGGPLYTLIDQGKLAKLEDSTDIGNVILGKKPGRTNDEENIVFVACGMAVFDVACGFELYQRALKQGVGQKLLLWNEPYLK from the coding sequence ATGGATAACAGGATCGAGTTTATCTATCTGTCCGAACCGGACACGATAAAGCTCGGGATCATGGACGCTCCAGGCTGGGTCGACGTATGCGAGGAGGTGTTCACTCTCCTTGCGAAGGGTGACTATCTGATGGGCGGCAGCAACCACAACAGCCATGGCATGGGCATTATCTTCCCCAAGGAGTCGCCTTTCCCGAATATGCCGGTCGCCGGGCCGGACAGAAGGTTCTTCGCTATGCCGGCCTACCTCGGCGGGCGCTTCGACGTCTGCGGAAACAAATGGTACGGCTCAAACGCCGCGAATACCAAGAGAGGGCTTCCGCGCTCCATCCTCACAGTCCTTATAAACGACAAAGAGACCGGCGCGCCGCTCTGCCATATGTCCGCAAACCTGCTGAGCGCGACGAGGACCGGCGCGATCCCCGGCGTCGCGGTGCGCCATCTCGCGCGCAAGGATTCTAAAGCCGTCGCCGTAGTGGGCTGCGGACCGATAAACAAGTCCTGCTTCCGCCACCTCATCACTCAGGCTCCGCAGGTTGAAAAGGTCTTCTGCTACGACCTCTTCATAGAGAAGGCGCAGGCTCTGGCCGAATGGATAAAGAAGGAATACGGGATCAAAGCCGAAGCCGCATCCGAGCTTCCCGACGCGCTCAAAGACGCGGACATAGTGACGGTCGCGGCGTCGCGCATCAAGCCACTGCACATCGAAAGCTCGTGGCTCAAGAAGGGCGTCCTGCTGATGCTGACGGGCCCGGCGAAGGGCGACGACAAGCTTTGGACGGAGAGCAAAATAGTATATGACAACATCAAACTTCACGAAGCCTACGTCGAAGAGGCCTACGCGTCGGGAGACGTCGCCGGCTATTACGCCGGGGTCATCGGAGGCCCCCTATACACGCTGATCGATCAGGGCAAGCTCGCGAAGCTGGAAGATTCTACCGACATCGGCAACGTGATACTCGGCAAAAAGCCCGGCAGGACGAACGACGAGGAAAACATCGTCTTCGTCGCCTGCGGCATGGCCGTCTTCGACGTGGCCTGCGGCTTCGAGCTCTATCAGCGCGCGCTGAAGCAGGGTGTGGGACAGAAACTCCTGCTGTGGAACGAGCCTTACCTAAAATAA
- a CDS encoding AraC family transcriptional regulator: protein MKSRPILVDGTLQELTEHGNDSFAMSMDEQHVNAEDFEGVLHWHYEIQITIVVSGSVLFKTQDKEFLIHTGEGIVFNSGCLHEPVPAEEGDCAYVCVNFHPKIVYGYPESLLRHAYVDPVLFSGELQAIPLREKPWHMEICTIMRELARVDMSQAFGYEIRMYSLVLQMWYLIVHNNERLLCKSTPVSFSERQRIKALTGFIHNNYMDAISLADIAASDHISKGECCRIFKRVTGTTPFSYLVSYRIRQSIKLLAMTDLNISEIAQNVGFGSGSYFTECFKREMKCPPLAYRKKLEKSRGDSPTSITFSAKSS from the coding sequence TTGAAATCGCGCCCGATACTTGTGGACGGAACGCTTCAGGAGCTCACGGAGCACGGGAACGACAGCTTTGCGATGTCGATGGACGAGCAGCATGTGAACGCCGAAGACTTCGAGGGCGTGCTCCACTGGCATTACGAGATACAGATAACGATAGTCGTCAGCGGCTCGGTCCTTTTCAAGACGCAGGACAAGGAATTCCTTATACACACAGGAGAGGGGATAGTCTTCAACAGCGGCTGCCTGCATGAGCCGGTCCCCGCCGAGGAGGGCGACTGCGCTTACGTATGCGTCAATTTCCATCCGAAGATAGTTTATGGCTATCCCGAAAGCCTGCTGCGGCACGCCTACGTCGATCCAGTGCTTTTTTCCGGCGAGCTGCAGGCGATCCCCCTGCGCGAAAAGCCGTGGCATATGGAGATTTGTACGATAATGAGGGAGCTGGCACGCGTCGATATGTCGCAGGCCTTCGGCTACGAGATTCGCATGTACTCGCTCGTGCTCCAGATGTGGTATCTTATAGTGCACAACAACGAAAGGCTTCTATGCAAGTCGACGCCGGTCAGCTTCTCCGAAAGGCAGCGCATAAAGGCGCTGACCGGCTTCATCCACAACAACTATATGGATGCGATATCCTTGGCAGACATAGCGGCATCGGACCACATAAGCAAGGGGGAATGCTGCCGCATATTCAAGCGCGTGACCGGCACCACGCCCTTTTCCTATCTTGTGAGCTACAGGATACGCCAGAGCATAAAGCTGCTCGCCATGACCGATCTGAACATCTCCGAAATAGCTCAGAACGTCGGCTTCGGCTCCGGCAGCTACTTTACGGAGTGCTTCAAAAGGGAAATGAAATGCCCGCCGCTGGCCTACAGGAAGAAGCTGGAGAAGAGCCGGGGCGACTCGCCGACGTCCATCACGTTTTCGGCAAAATCATCGTAA
- a CDS encoding glycerate kinase type-2 family protein, with translation MREKIRNKDVLLSHGDRESRRIVLDITEKTLRRLDAKERIKSIMTLDGDTLRIGIKEWDLSKKKNIYLLGGGKACNHMAMAVDEILGDRLTRGVAIVKIAEDTDVFNKTEVYVGGHPLPNEEGYRASRIMLDIVDRAGPDDLFIVVISGGSSALMSCPIDGISLADEIAVTDVMLKSGANIFEINAIRRHISQMNGGMLAKRIEARGAELIGFGISDAVASPPTGDIGVPYAKYRATPMGPDQTTLDDARRVIRDYDVADKLPKNVVDYLMSAGSERETPKAFPNNTYFLINTLPDSCRYAKEAAEEMGLEAHILTSFLEGEARDVGSVFASIAHEIQSYGNPFKAPCVLLASGEATTKIPDSGVITGHGGPSQEETLSFAIAAQKMKGACLLSIDSEGTDGTTPVAGGITDSQSYAAAQKSGADVYAALRGHAAYEALLKMGDVVFTGNTGTNLCDFNVMYVPKAE, from the coding sequence ATGCGGGAGAAGATCAGAAACAAAGACGTTCTGTTGTCGCACGGCGACAGGGAATCAAGGCGCATCGTCCTCGATATCACGGAAAAAACGCTGCGGCGCCTGGATGCGAAAGAGCGCATCAAAAGTATAATGACGCTCGACGGAGACACGCTCCGCATCGGGATAAAAGAATGGGACCTTTCTAAAAAAAAGAATATCTACCTGCTCGGCGGCGGCAAGGCGTGCAACCACATGGCGATGGCCGTCGACGAAATACTCGGCGACAGGCTCACGCGCGGCGTAGCGATCGTCAAGATCGCCGAGGATACGGACGTCTTCAACAAGACCGAAGTATACGTCGGCGGGCACCCTCTGCCCAACGAGGAGGGCTACCGCGCGAGCCGCATAATGCTCGACATCGTCGACCGCGCCGGCCCCGACGACCTCTTCATCGTAGTCATAAGCGGCGGGAGCTCGGCCCTTATGAGCTGCCCGATAGACGGCATATCGCTTGCCGACGAGATAGCGGTGACGGACGTCATGCTGAAATCCGGCGCGAATATATTCGAGATAAACGCGATCCGCCGCCACATCTCCCAGATGAACGGCGGGATGCTCGCAAAGCGCATAGAGGCCCGCGGCGCGGAGCTCATAGGCTTCGGTATAAGCGACGCCGTCGCCTCCCCGCCCACCGGCGACATAGGAGTCCCCTACGCGAAATACCGCGCTACGCCTATGGGCCCCGACCAGACTACGCTGGACGATGCGAGGCGCGTGATACGCGATTACGACGTCGCGGATAAGCTGCCGAAAAATGTCGTCGACTATCTGATGAGCGCGGGGTCGGAGCGTGAGACCCCGAAGGCCTTCCCGAACAACACATACTTCCTTATAAACACGCTGCCGGATTCGTGCCGCTACGCGAAGGAGGCGGCGGAGGAGATGGGGCTCGAAGCCCACATCCTGACCTCCTTCCTCGAAGGGGAGGCGAGGGACGTAGGCTCCGTCTTCGCGTCGATAGCGCACGAGATTCAGAGCTACGGCAATCCCTTCAAAGCGCCGTGCGTGCTGCTCGCGTCGGGCGAAGCGACGACGAAGATACCGGACAGCGGCGTCATAACAGGACACGGCGGCCCCTCGCAGGAGGAGACGCTGAGCTTTGCGATAGCGGCGCAAAAGATGAAGGGCGCCTGCCTGCTCTCGATTGACTCCGAAGGCACGGACGGCACGACGCCGGTCGCGGGAGGAATCACAGACTCCCAGAGCTACGCCGCGGCGCAGAAAAGCGGCGCGGACGTCTACGCGGCGCTCAGGGGGCACGCTGCGTACGAGGCGCTGCTGAAGATGGGCGACGTCGTCTTCACCGGCAACACCGGCACGAATCTCTGCGACTTCAACGTGATGTACGTACCCAAGGCAGAATAG